The bacterium genome includes the window CGGGCGTGTGAAAAAGACACTTTTTCACCGCCCTCTTAGGGGGAAAGGGATTAAGGGTTAGGGGGCCTGATCTGATACCCGGGAATTCACTCCGGGGTAGTTCATTTCTTCAGCAGTGAAATAACCGATACAATGCCTGTCAATAATCAGCCTTGACACGATAAATGACATCCCGAAAATCAAAAAAATATGGAAGTGCACATTTTTTACGTGTTAAAATTGTGAATTTGTATTATGTTGATTATATTATTATATCTGCGCCAACAATGTCCGGTTACCCGGATGTTTTCTATTCTTTCCTGACAGTTCCGTATCCGGGGACATACAACATAAAGGATGGTGTATGATTTCGAGTATTATAGAGAGTTGTACAACGTGGCTGCATGACTATGTGAATACGTTTCAGCACGATGGGAACGAGCATTTTCTCATGATTCGGCACAAGCTCAATCACAGTAAACGTGTCGCGCAATACTGCCGTGAACTGGCGAAGGACCTTCAGTGGACGGATGAGGATGTGGCAACAGGTGAACTGCTCGGACTTCTCCACGATGTGGGACGGTTTCCGCAGCTGACAGAATTCGGAACATTCGTGGACGCATGTTCGGTCAATCATGGCGAGCGCGGATACGAGGTTGCCCGTGAATTGCAGATACTTTCCACCCTTTCATCCCGTCATCGCCTCGGTGTACTTGACGGCATCCGTTATCATAACTGCCGCGAAATCCCGCAGGGGCTCGATCGGGACAGCCTTCCGTTTGTAAAACTTGTCAGGGATGCCGATAAGCTCGATATATTCAATACATTAAGTACCAGCATGCTCGAAAAGGATTTTATGGATCAGCTTGAAAAAACCCTGAAAATCCGTCAGGACGGCCCTGTCGATCCTGGAGCTCTCAATGATGTTCTTGAACAGAAAACTGTTTCCGATTCACACACCAGATCGGTTAACGACTTCCGGCTTATGCAGTTATCCTGGGTGTATGATATCAATTTCAAACCGACATTCATGCGGTTGCATACAAGCGGAATTATCGGGAAGATATCAATGCTCATA containing:
- a CDS encoding HD domain-containing protein, whose translation is MISSIIESCTTWLHDYVNTFQHDGNEHFLMIRHKLNHSKRVAQYCRELAKDLQWTDEDVATGELLGLLHDVGRFPQLTEFGTFVDACSVNHGERGYEVARELQILSTLSSRHRLGVLDGIRYHNCREIPQGLDRDSLPFVKLVRDADKLDIFNTLSTSMLEKDFMDQLEKTLKIRQDGPVDPGALNDVLEQKTVSDSHTRSVNDFRLMQLSWVYDINFKPTFMRLHTSGIIGKISMLIPDTDRVREAKESIESYLKDRVSC